The following coding sequences lie in one Hyalangium ruber genomic window:
- a CDS encoding pilin, which translates to MLAAVAIPNFIRFQARARQSEVNSNLKTLFTGLRTFEMKPQSGIRVPGFAPERGNRFTYYMNDPCSASEDRSAVNITQHPTDDCIEVDRFKFTGMPALFPRVPPTAANWNTKATANGMGLDPGMFGDGANWDFMSFAAGDVDNSFGDAADTWLVSSSDGLVTPACPVTAQPERVSAGEPFNVSNDVSCD; encoded by the coding sequence ATCCTGGCTGCCGTCGCCATCCCGAACTTCATCCGCTTCCAGGCCCGGGCGCGTCAGTCGGAGGTCAACTCCAACCTGAAGACGCTGTTCACCGGGTTGAGGACCTTCGAGATGAAGCCGCAGTCGGGTATCCGCGTGCCTGGCTTCGCCCCGGAGCGCGGCAACCGCTTCACCTATTACATGAATGACCCCTGCTCGGCCTCCGAGGACCGGTCGGCGGTCAACATCACCCAGCACCCCACCGACGACTGCATCGAGGTGGACCGCTTCAAGTTCACGGGGATGCCGGCGCTCTTCCCGCGCGTGCCGCCCACCGCCGCCAACTGGAACACCAAGGCCACCGCCAACGGCATGGGCCTGGACCCGGGCATGTTCGGCGACGGCGCGAACTGGGACTTCATGAGCTTTGCCGCTGGCGACGTGGACAACTCGTTCGGTGATGCGGCCGACACCTGGCTGGTCTCCTCTTCGGATGGCCTGGTGACGCCGGCCTGCCCCGTCACGGCCCAGCCCGAGCGCGTCTCTGCCGGTGAGCCCTTCAACGTCAGCAACGACGTCTCCTGCGACTAG
- a CDS encoding prepilin-type N-terminal cleavage/methylation domain-containing protein, translating into MTQTRRNRGFTLIELMIVVAIIGILAAIAIPNFIRFQARARQSEVNTNLKSLFTGLRTQQRTPPAVIRATSFAPERGNRYSYHLDNGCGVFEDRSAINVVQHDNDVCIGVDTFKFAGFPTTFPVVALGAATWNNNAIANGMAMDAGIFNAAGGTGSFDFLAYGMGDVDNSPLDAADAWSISSSDGELQPVCPAPVGPAEKVAAGEPFNISNDVNCD; encoded by the coding sequence ATGACCCAGACCCGTCGCAATCGTGGCTTTACCCTCATCGAGCTCATGATCGTGGTTGCGATCATCGGCATCCTGGCCGCCATCGCCATCCCGAACTTCATCCGGTTCCAGGCGCGCGCCCGCCAGTCCGAGGTGAACACCAACCTCAAGTCGCTCTTCACCGGTCTGCGCACCCAGCAGCGCACGCCTCCCGCGGTCATCCGCGCCACCAGCTTCGCCCCCGAGCGCGGCAACCGCTACAGCTACCACCTGGATAACGGCTGCGGCGTGTTCGAGGATCGCAGCGCCATCAACGTGGTCCAGCACGACAACGACGTGTGCATCGGCGTTGACACCTTCAAGTTCGCGGGCTTCCCCACGACCTTCCCGGTCGTTGCCCTGGGCGCCGCGACCTGGAACAACAACGCCATCGCGAACGGCATGGCGATGGACGCCGGTATCTTCAACGCCGCGGGTGGCACGGGCTCCTTCGACTTCCTCGCCTACGGCATGGGCGACGTCGACAACAGCCCCCTGGACGCCGCTGACGCGTGGTCCATCTCCTCGTCCGACGGCGAGCTGCAGCCGGTTTGCCCGGCTCCCGTGGGCCCTGCCGAGAAGGTCGCCGCTGGCGAGCCGTTCAACATCAGCAACGACGTGAACTGCGACTGA
- a CDS encoding prepilin peptidase — translation MTLLAVWLFILGLCVGSFLNVVVARVPHGQSIVKPRSRCPKCGHTLSWYENIPLLSWLALRGRCRGCKSPISIRYPLVELLTGLLFLACLRRFDWSWELVAALVLITLLVPLTFIDLEHWILPFSLTVPGIIAGVALAVPRGMEALRDAAIGAAVGFLAFRLMEYLGWKLFRKEALGGGDKFLVAMLGAFLTWKALLGILFLSSLQGAVVGVLLIALTGRAGPRTEVPESEEPEKEAPEPELTMTWEFTKPGLPLWRRLVLVPWCLLFQPIPDEPKDEAGEEIDWVPGTTNIPFGPWLALAGLEILLLAPWLSRVLPPQLALLLGGLP, via the coding sequence ATGACGTTGCTGGCTGTCTGGCTCTTCATTTTGGGCCTGTGCGTCGGCAGTTTCCTGAATGTCGTTGTTGCTCGAGTGCCCCACGGGCAGAGCATCGTCAAACCACGGTCTCGGTGCCCGAAATGCGGGCACACGCTGTCCTGGTACGAGAACATCCCGCTCCTGTCGTGGCTGGCACTGCGGGGCCGCTGCCGAGGGTGCAAGTCGCCCATCTCCATCCGCTACCCGCTGGTGGAGCTGCTCACCGGGTTGCTCTTCCTGGCCTGCCTGCGGCGCTTCGACTGGTCGTGGGAGCTCGTCGCCGCGCTGGTGCTCATCACCCTGTTGGTGCCGCTCACCTTCATTGATCTCGAGCACTGGATCCTTCCGTTTTCCCTCACCGTGCCCGGCATCATCGCGGGCGTGGCACTCGCGGTGCCCCGGGGGATGGAGGCACTGAGGGACGCGGCCATCGGCGCCGCGGTGGGCTTCCTCGCCTTCCGGCTGATGGAGTACCTGGGCTGGAAGCTGTTCCGGAAGGAGGCGCTGGGGGGCGGGGACAAGTTCCTGGTGGCGATGCTGGGGGCATTCCTGACCTGGAAGGCGCTGCTGGGCATCCTCTTCCTCTCCTCGCTCCAGGGCGCCGTGGTGGGGGTGCTGCTCATCGCGCTCACTGGCCGCGCGGGGCCGCGTACCGAGGTGCCGGAGTCGGAAGAGCCCGAGAAGGAGGCTCCGGAGCCCGAGCTGACGATGACGTGGGAGTTCACGAAGCCAGGGCTGCCGCTGTGGCGCCGGTTGGTGTTGGTGCCCTGGTGCCTGCTCTTCCAGCCCATCCCGGACGAGCCCAAGGACGAGGCGGGCGAGGAGATCGACTGGGTGCCCGGCACGACGAACATCCCGTTCGGGCCGTGGCTGGCGCTGGCGGGCCTGGAGATCCTCCTGCTGGCGCCGTGGCTGTCGCGGGTGCTGCCGCCCCAGCTCGCCTTGCTGCTGGGCGGCCTGCCGTGA
- a CDS encoding sensor histidine kinase, with product MKWRIASVAFLLGSLSTGLSWLTLQPALIRLLDVTRRLAPPDSPEAEVLSRVRGFLPFALALDLLVLAVLVYFVLDLTVGRPLRATEMAVEQLGRLELNLPPVSQGGPLMSRIQSALNRMAEALRREQALTRSQVEALQQANARLARAHTELVSAERLATVGKLAAGVAHEVGNPLAGILGYLSLARMKATSPELKEYLGHIDHEVHRIDSIVRGLLDLGRPRPATLAPVDMSQVVETCVRLVRAGPELSHVEVDFTLEPGLLARADAGPLSQIVINLLLNAAQAMKGQGRVRVSTRREGSEALLAVEDTGPGIPPEVMPRLFEPFFTTKEGKGTGLGLAVSLHLTQSMGGRLTAENVQGSGARFTLHLPAT from the coding sequence ATGAAGTGGCGCATCGCCAGCGTGGCCTTCCTGCTGGGCTCGCTCTCCACGGGTCTGTCGTGGCTCACGCTCCAACCCGCGCTCATCCGCCTGCTGGACGTCACGCGCCGGCTGGCTCCTCCCGACAGCCCCGAGGCAGAGGTGCTCTCGCGCGTGCGCGGCTTCCTGCCCTTCGCGCTCGCGCTGGATCTGCTGGTGCTGGCGGTGCTGGTGTACTTCGTGCTGGACCTCACCGTGGGCCGGCCTCTGAGGGCCACGGAGATGGCGGTGGAGCAACTGGGCCGGCTGGAGCTGAATCTGCCGCCGGTGTCCCAGGGCGGACCGCTGATGTCGCGCATCCAGAGCGCGCTCAACCGCATGGCCGAGGCGCTTCGCCGGGAGCAGGCCCTCACGCGCTCTCAGGTGGAGGCGTTGCAGCAGGCCAACGCGCGACTGGCCCGCGCGCATACGGAGCTGGTGTCCGCCGAGCGGCTGGCCACGGTGGGAAAGCTGGCCGCGGGCGTGGCCCACGAGGTAGGCAATCCCCTGGCGGGCATCCTCGGCTACCTGTCCCTGGCGCGCATGAAGGCCACCAGCCCGGAGCTGAAGGAGTACCTGGGCCACATTGATCATGAGGTGCATCGCATCGATAGCATCGTCCGGGGGCTCTTGGACCTCGGGAGGCCTCGGCCCGCCACGCTGGCGCCGGTGGACATGAGTCAGGTGGTCGAGACGTGTGTGCGGCTGGTGCGTGCCGGGCCGGAGCTGTCCCATGTGGAGGTGGACTTCACGCTGGAGCCCGGGCTTCTGGCTCGGGCGGACGCGGGGCCGCTCTCACAGATCGTCATCAACCTGCTGCTCAACGCCGCGCAGGCGATGAAGGGGCAGGGCAGGGTGCGCGTCTCCACCCGGCGCGAGGGGAGCGAGGCCCTGCTGGCGGTGGAGGACACCGGCCCGGGTATCCCTCCCGAGGTGATGCCGCGCCTCTTCGAGCCCTTCTTCACCACGAAGGAGGGCAAGGGCACGGGGTTGGGGCTCGCGGTGTCGCTGCACCTGACCCAGAGCATGGGCGGGCGGCTCACCGCCGAGAACGTTCAGGGGAGCGGTGCCCGCTTCACCCTCCACCTGCCGGCGACCTGA
- a CDS encoding sigma-54-dependent transcriptional regulator: MPTFRSILVADDEPSIRHVLTLVLNGHGYEVRAVADGEEALRELAARSYDVLLCDVRMPKRDGLSVLRQAIADQPGLTVLVMSAYGSQEQALEAVGAGAYDYVQKPFKPEEIVFVLRKAEERERLVRENQRLRKAGSAPIERILGESEGLKAVLRQVDRLAPVHTTVLITGESGTGKELIARELHQRSPRAALPFVAVNCGAIPGGLIESELFGHAKGAFTDARTAKRGLFSEADGGTLFLDEVGELPLPAQVKLLRVLQEGEIRPVGESRSEKVDVRVIAATLRDLGKLVERGEFREDLYYRLNVVNLRMPPLRDRREDIPLLARTFIARFNRELNREPPVQGLSPEAEALMGVYAWPGNVRELENAMERAVLLADGPQLLPSNLPERLWTASAPASAPSPVQQPGSDLSLKRAMRELEESYIRAALRRTKGNRTRAAEVLDISHRALLYKIKEYGIDPDAEAEKS, from the coding sequence ATGCCCACCTTTCGATCCATCCTCGTCGCCGATGACGAGCCCTCCATCCGCCATGTCCTCACCCTGGTGCTCAACGGGCACGGGTACGAGGTCCGCGCCGTGGCCGACGGCGAAGAGGCCCTGCGCGAGCTGGCCGCGCGCAGCTACGACGTGCTGCTGTGTGACGTGCGCATGCCCAAGCGCGACGGCCTGTCCGTGCTGCGCCAGGCCATCGCTGATCAGCCGGGCCTCACCGTATTGGTGATGAGCGCCTATGGCTCGCAGGAGCAGGCGCTGGAGGCGGTGGGCGCAGGCGCCTACGACTACGTCCAGAAGCCCTTCAAGCCCGAGGAGATCGTCTTCGTCCTGCGCAAGGCCGAGGAGCGCGAGCGGCTGGTGCGCGAGAACCAGCGCCTGCGCAAGGCCGGCTCCGCCCCCATCGAGCGCATCCTCGGAGAGAGCGAGGGGCTCAAGGCGGTGCTGCGCCAGGTGGATCGTCTCGCGCCGGTACACACCACCGTGCTGATCACCGGTGAGAGCGGCACGGGCAAGGAGCTCATCGCTCGCGAGCTGCATCAGCGTTCTCCCCGAGCCGCGCTGCCCTTCGTCGCCGTCAACTGTGGCGCCATTCCCGGAGGGCTCATCGAGAGCGAGCTGTTCGGCCACGCCAAGGGCGCCTTCACCGACGCGCGCACCGCCAAGCGCGGCCTGTTCAGCGAGGCCGACGGCGGCACACTCTTCCTGGACGAGGTGGGTGAGCTGCCCCTGCCCGCGCAGGTGAAGCTCCTTCGCGTTCTGCAAGAAGGAGAGATCCGACCAGTCGGAGAAAGCCGCTCGGAGAAGGTGGACGTGCGCGTCATCGCCGCCACGCTGAGGGACCTGGGCAAGCTGGTGGAGCGGGGCGAGTTCCGCGAGGACCTCTATTACCGCCTCAACGTGGTGAACCTGCGGATGCCGCCCCTGCGCGATCGCCGCGAGGACATTCCGCTCCTGGCCCGCACCTTCATTGCTCGCTTCAACCGCGAGCTGAACCGCGAGCCGCCGGTGCAGGGCCTCAGCCCCGAGGCCGAGGCGCTGATGGGCGTCTACGCCTGGCCGGGCAACGTGCGCGAGCTGGAGAACGCCATGGAGCGCGCGGTGCTCCTGGCGGATGGGCCCCAATTGCTGCCCTCCAACCTCCCCGAGCGGCTGTGGACGGCCTCCGCGCCCGCCAGCGCACCCTCGCCCGTGCAACAGCCTGGTAGCGACCTGTCACTCAAACGCGCCATGCGGGAGCTGGAGGAGTCGTACATCCGCGCAGCTCTGCGCCGCACCAAGGGCAACCGCACCCGGGCCGCCGAGGTGCTGGACATCAGCCATCGCGCGCTCCTGTACAAGATCAAGGAGTACGGAATCGACCCCGACGCCGAGGCGGAGAAGAGCTAA
- the pilM gene encoding type IV pilus assembly protein PilM → MAKGKLALGLDIGSTSVKMILLKEQRKRGEVGYALQSFGMKALPPEAIVDGALMNSTAIVQAVQELMNELKVKSKEVAIGVSGHSVIIKKIQMPRMSQEELEESIQWEAEQYIPFDVKDVNIDTQILDSGANDATGQMDVLLVAAKKDMINDYTTVVSEAGLQPVVVDVDAFAVQNMFSANYDIPEKETVVLINAGASVVNINIISNGITVFTRDVTIGGNQFTEEIQKQLNVSYEEAEALKIGGNGSDADAVVPQEVERVLTSVAEQVAGEIQRSLDFYAGTAADANFSKVYISGGTAKIPALFKTIESRVGVPVEILNPFKKIEIDNRKFDPNFIMDVAPVAAVAVGLALRRPGDKLN, encoded by the coding sequence ATGGCGAAGGGCAAACTGGCACTCGGTCTCGATATCGGATCGACCTCTGTAAAGATGATCCTCCTCAAGGAGCAGCGCAAGCGCGGCGAGGTCGGCTACGCGCTGCAGAGCTTCGGCATGAAGGCGCTGCCGCCGGAGGCCATCGTCGACGGGGCGTTGATGAACTCGACGGCCATCGTCCAGGCGGTACAGGAGCTGATGAACGAGCTCAAGGTGAAGAGCAAGGAGGTCGCCATCGGCGTCTCCGGCCACTCGGTCATCATCAAGAAGATTCAGATGCCCCGCATGAGCCAGGAAGAGCTCGAGGAGAGCATCCAGTGGGAGGCGGAGCAGTACATCCCCTTCGACGTGAAGGACGTGAACATCGACACGCAGATCCTCGACTCGGGCGCCAATGACGCCACCGGGCAGATGGATGTGCTGCTGGTGGCCGCCAAGAAGGACATGATCAACGACTACACCACCGTGGTCTCCGAGGCGGGGCTGCAGCCGGTGGTCGTCGACGTGGACGCCTTCGCCGTCCAGAACATGTTCTCGGCCAACTACGACATCCCCGAGAAGGAGACCGTGGTGCTCATCAACGCGGGCGCCTCGGTGGTCAACATCAACATCATCTCCAACGGAATCACCGTCTTCACGCGTGACGTGACGATCGGTGGCAATCAGTTCACCGAGGAGATCCAGAAGCAGCTCAACGTCTCCTACGAGGAGGCCGAGGCGCTGAAGATCGGCGGCAACGGCTCGGACGCCGACGCCGTGGTGCCTCAGGAAGTGGAGCGCGTGCTGACCAGCGTGGCCGAGCAGGTGGCCGGCGAAATCCAGCGCTCGCTGGACTTCTACGCGGGCACCGCCGCCGACGCCAACTTCAGCAAGGTCTACATCTCGGGTGGAACCGCGAAGATCCCCGCGCTGTTCAAGACCATCGAGAGCCGCGTGGGCGTGCCGGTGGAGATCCTCAACCCGTTCAAGAAGATCGAGATCGACAACCGCAAGTTCGACCCGAACTTCATCATGGATGTGGCGCCCGTGGCCGCGGTTGCCGTGGGGCTGGCTCTGCGCCGTCCCGGCGACAAACTGAACTGA
- a CDS encoding PilN domain-containing protein — protein MMIRINLLPVRVAKKREMGKQILVLFAAVIVAAVVGNYMWYADRDAEFQANAAGIRQVQTKIEELKKVIGEVDKINDRKAEVEKKLGVLDGLRKGRSGPVKMMDALASAMPKKLWLRNFIEDKSGVKIAGSAVSHDEVAEFMRGLSSMVWTPKGMGRLVEQRRDAKTSRVELLTPDATIEEFPVSAIKPFFNAIELKDAVQKTASASSSDPNAISTVDFNINLTANYAI, from the coding sequence ATGATGATCCGCATCAATCTTCTGCCCGTCCGGGTGGCGAAGAAGCGGGAGATGGGCAAGCAGATCCTTGTCCTCTTCGCCGCTGTCATCGTCGCTGCGGTCGTGGGCAATTACATGTGGTACGCCGATCGCGACGCGGAGTTCCAGGCGAACGCCGCGGGCATCCGCCAGGTCCAGACGAAGATCGAAGAGCTCAAGAAGGTCATCGGCGAGGTCGACAAGATCAACGACCGCAAGGCCGAGGTCGAGAAGAAGCTCGGCGTGCTCGATGGTCTGCGCAAGGGCCGCTCCGGTCCGGTGAAGATGATGGACGCGCTGGCCTCCGCGATGCCCAAGAAGCTGTGGCTGCGCAACTTCATCGAGGACAAGAGCGGCGTGAAGATCGCCGGCTCGGCCGTCAGCCACGACGAGGTGGCCGAGTTCATGCGCGGCCTGAGCAGCATGGTGTGGACGCCCAAGGGAATGGGGCGGCTGGTGGAGCAGCGGCGCGACGCGAAGACGAGCCGCGTGGAGCTGCTCACCCCGGACGCCACCATCGAGGAGTTCCCGGTGTCGGCCATCAAGCCGTTCTTCAACGCCATCGAGCTGAAGGACGCGGTGCAGAAGACGGCCTCGGCCTCGAGCAGCGACCCGAACGCCATCTCCACGGTCGACTTCAACATCAACCTGACGGCCAACTACGCCATCTGA
- a CDS encoding type 4a pilus biogenesis protein PilO, translated as MEQYLDKIAKAPAGIKYGGLVGLVVALTVANFFLLVQPTEDKIKLQVEQRRKLDLDLAEKSEIAQNLNERRRELDVLDQKLAEALTELPEKKEIDELLAQINDIGKKSGLEIARVEPGKETIGGGEFFARIPIKMTVSGNYHEVAMFMQEIANMRRIVNVNGITLDKPAVKNEKVILQSSFVATTFRFIEASQMPQDPKNKGKKVAPAPK; from the coding sequence ATGGAACAGTACCTCGACAAGATTGCGAAGGCCCCCGCGGGCATCAAGTACGGCGGCCTGGTGGGCCTCGTCGTCGCCCTTACGGTGGCCAACTTCTTCCTGCTCGTGCAGCCGACGGAAGACAAGATCAAGCTGCAGGTCGAGCAGCGCCGCAAGCTCGACCTGGACCTGGCCGAGAAGAGCGAGATCGCCCAGAACCTCAACGAGCGCCGGCGTGAGCTGGACGTGCTGGATCAGAAGCTCGCCGAGGCCCTCACCGAGCTCCCGGAGAAGAAGGAGATCGACGAGCTGCTCGCGCAGATCAACGACATCGGCAAGAAGTCCGGTCTGGAGATCGCCCGCGTGGAGCCGGGCAAGGAGACCATCGGTGGCGGCGAGTTCTTCGCCCGCATCCCGATCAAGATGACGGTGAGCGGCAACTATCACGAGGTCGCCATGTTCATGCAGGAGATCGCGAACATGCGCCGCATCGTGAACGTCAATGGCATCACGCTCGACAAGCCGGCGGTCAAGAACGAGAAGGTCATCCTTCAGAGCTCGTTCGTGGCCACGACGTTCCGGTTCATCGAGGCCAGCCAGATGCCGCAGGATCCGAAGAACAAGGGCAAGAAAGTTGCGCCGGCCCCCAAATAG
- a CDS encoding pilus assembly protein PilP: MKTLKYKMTTAALALSLVACGGGQKAAPAPAKPTAAKPAATTADAKKDAVVESSVNYTYNPVGKRDPFRSPLEELQGSKQDTVVTSCSEPLCLWDIDQLKLVAVVTGDANPIAMVEDPLGRGHIVRRNARMGRQGGRVTQILRDSVTVTEFIQAEGKVIPNPVGLQLKPDVKRDPMYDLSTGRNWE, encoded by the coding sequence ATGAAGACGCTCAAGTACAAGATGACCACGGCTGCGCTGGCGCTCTCGCTGGTGGCTTGTGGCGGTGGACAGAAGGCGGCGCCCGCGCCGGCCAAGCCCACTGCTGCCAAGCCAGCTGCCACCACCGCCGACGCCAAGAAGGACGCGGTCGTCGAGTCCTCCGTGAACTACACGTACAACCCGGTTGGCAAGCGCGACCCGTTCCGCAGCCCCCTCGAGGAGCTGCAGGGCAGCAAGCAGGACACGGTGGTGACGTCCTGCAGCGAGCCGCTCTGCCTGTGGGACATCGACCAGCTGAAGCTGGTCGCGGTCGTCACTGGCGACGCCAACCCCATTGCCATGGTGGAAGATCCCCTGGGACGCGGGCACATCGTGCGCCGCAACGCCCGCATGGGACGCCAGGGCGGCCGGGTGACACAGATCCTCCGGGACTCGGTGACGGTCACCGAGTTCATCCAGGCGGAGGGGAAAGTCATCCCCAATCCGGTGGGCCTCCAGCTCAAACCGGATGTCAAGCGGGACCCGATGTACGACCTGTCCACGGGCAGGAACTGGGAGTAG
- the pilQ gene encoding type IV pilus secretin PilQ yields the protein MLAKSDVTRGKWMIAAALAVAIAGARADGAELNTLRDLQVRQTGNGAQVVVSGTRPPTFTVFRLSGPERLVVDLSSADATGIKGHHNGQGPVTGIVASQFSDERASVGRVLVALDKASQYDVRADGNRVIISVDGGAAKVETAQLEASKPEARPEPKAAEAVAQAPVTAPAAPVTPAPVVARSAAPQVAPVVVEAGEPQAAPAQAALPENVVAAEADEREVTNPAHRITAITYAKDTLAIRTDGEIARYEVLELADPPRLALDVYGVDLDARTPRVNGKTLKGVRAGEHADKVRLVLDVPAGMPAYRVDRAARGLEVVLGAAVARKAPPAPAPQEAIAEVAPLRPAPMAAESAQASVVDVKDLSFVESDDGGRVQIKLSGPATWKVDRPDPRSAVLTLENAKLPRKLERSLDTSALETPVKMISAFSVPGEGQRVRVVVAADGAIEETVTQHSGSMSWNLSVQGVKTEQVAVTQRTAGFTAEESTYAAEGAPKQARYRGKRVSFEFKDIDIQNLLRVIAEISKKNIVVADDVSGKVTIRLRNVPWDQALDLILRTKSLGKEEVGNIVRIAPLKTLEEEARLRQETLKAKQQQADLLVNLIPVNYAVAADMQARVKDILSERGSVSVDARTNVLIVKDVRANIEKARALVRNLDTQTPQVLIESRIVEANTAFSRSLGVQWGGQGQLAAATGNTTGLIFPNSVNVFGSAPGESPGLQTPNYAVNLPAPTSQGIGGALTFAFGSAGGALGLNLRLSAAENEGYVKTISAPKVTTLDNNTARISQGVSIPFSQTSAQGTNTLFVEARLSLEVTPHITQDGSILMSINAANNQPDPANTGANGQPAIQRKEANTQVLVKDGDTTVIGGIYVRRGSTATAAIPFLSKIPVLGFLFKQTTERDDRQELLIFITPRILNRQTIAQSL from the coding sequence ATGCTCGCGAAGAGCGATGTGACGAGGGGCAAGTGGATGATCGCGGCTGCTTTGGCGGTCGCGATTGCGGGCGCCAGGGCGGACGGCGCCGAACTCAATACGCTGCGCGATCTGCAGGTGCGGCAGACGGGTAACGGGGCCCAGGTAGTGGTCTCCGGCACCCGTCCGCCCACCTTCACCGTGTTCCGGCTCAGTGGGCCGGAGCGACTGGTGGTGGACCTCTCGTCCGCGGATGCCACGGGTATCAAGGGCCATCACAATGGCCAGGGTCCCGTTACGGGCATCGTCGCCTCGCAGTTCTCGGACGAGCGCGCCAGCGTCGGCCGGGTGCTGGTGGCGCTCGACAAGGCCTCGCAGTACGACGTGCGCGCCGACGGCAACCGGGTGATCATCTCGGTGGACGGCGGGGCGGCCAAGGTCGAGACGGCCCAGCTCGAGGCGAGCAAGCCCGAGGCCCGTCCCGAGCCCAAGGCCGCCGAGGCCGTCGCCCAGGCGCCCGTCACGGCTCCCGCGGCTCCGGTCACCCCGGCGCCGGTGGTGGCCCGCTCCGCGGCGCCCCAGGTGGCCCCGGTGGTGGTCGAGGCGGGTGAGCCCCAGGCGGCTCCCGCTCAGGCCGCGCTGCCGGAGAACGTGGTGGCCGCCGAGGCGGATGAGCGCGAGGTGACCAACCCCGCCCACCGCATCACCGCCATTACCTACGCCAAGGACACGCTGGCCATCCGCACCGATGGCGAGATCGCCCGCTACGAGGTGCTCGAGCTGGCGGATCCGCCGCGCCTGGCGCTGGATGTGTACGGCGTGGACCTGGATGCGCGTACCCCGCGCGTGAATGGCAAGACGCTCAAGGGCGTTCGCGCCGGTGAGCACGCCGACAAGGTTCGGCTGGTGCTCGACGTTCCGGCCGGCATGCCCGCCTACCGCGTGGACCGCGCGGCTCGGGGCCTGGAAGTAGTGCTCGGCGCCGCGGTGGCTCGCAAGGCTCCGCCCGCTCCCGCGCCTCAGGAGGCCATCGCCGAGGTCGCTCCGCTGCGCCCGGCGCCCATGGCCGCCGAGTCGGCCCAGGCCTCGGTGGTGGACGTGAAGGACCTGTCCTTCGTCGAGAGCGACGATGGCGGCCGCGTGCAGATCAAGCTGTCGGGCCCGGCCACCTGGAAGGTGGACCGCCCGGATCCGCGCAGCGCGGTGCTGACGCTGGAGAACGCGAAGCTGCCCCGCAAGCTGGAGCGCAGCCTGGACACCAGCGCGCTGGAGACGCCGGTGAAGATGATCAGCGCCTTCTCGGTGCCGGGTGAGGGCCAGCGCGTTCGCGTGGTGGTCGCCGCCGACGGGGCCATCGAGGAGACGGTGACGCAGCACTCGGGCTCCATGAGCTGGAACCTGTCGGTGCAGGGCGTGAAGACGGAGCAGGTCGCCGTCACCCAGCGCACCGCCGGCTTCACCGCCGAGGAGTCCACCTACGCCGCCGAGGGCGCGCCGAAGCAGGCCCGCTACCGTGGCAAGCGCGTGTCCTTCGAGTTCAAGGACATCGACATCCAGAACCTGCTGCGCGTCATCGCGGAGATCTCCAAGAAGAACATCGTCGTGGCCGATGACGTGAGCGGCAAGGTGACGATCCGCCTGCGCAACGTGCCCTGGGACCAGGCGCTGGACCTCATCCTGCGCACCAAGAGCCTGGGCAAGGAGGAGGTGGGCAACATCGTCCGCATCGCTCCGCTCAAGACGCTCGAGGAGGAGGCGCGGCTGCGCCAGGAGACCCTCAAGGCCAAGCAGCAGCAGGCCGACCTGCTCGTGAACCTCATCCCCGTGAACTACGCGGTGGCCGCCGACATGCAGGCGCGCGTGAAGGACATCCTGTCCGAGCGCGGCTCGGTCTCGGTGGATGCGCGCACCAACGTGCTCATCGTGAAGGACGTGCGTGCCAACATCGAGAAGGCGCGGGCGCTGGTTCGCAACCTCGACACGCAGACGCCGCAGGTGCTCATCGAGAGCCGCATCGTCGAGGCGAACACCGCCTTCAGCCGCTCGCTGGGTGTGCAGTGGGGTGGTCAGGGCCAGCTGGCGGCCGCCACCGGTAACACCACCGGCCTCATCTTCCCCAACTCGGTCAACGTCTTCGGTTCGGCGCCCGGTGAGTCGCCGGGTCTGCAGACCCCCAACTACGCCGTCAACCTGCCGGCGCCTACCAGCCAGGGTATCGGTGGTGCGCTCACCTTCGCCTTCGGTTCGGCCGGTGGCGCGCTGGGCCTCAACCTGCGCCTGTCCGCCGCGGAGAACGAGGGCTACGTGAAGACCATCTCCGCGCCCAAGGTGACGACGCTGGACAACAACACCGCTCGCATCAGCCAGGGTGTGTCCATCCCGTTCAGCCAGACGTCGGCCCAGGGTACCAACACCCTCTTCGTCGAGGCGCGCCTGTCCCTGGAAGTCACGCCGCACATCACCCAGGACGGCAGCATCCTGATGAGCATCAACGCCGCCAACAACCAGCCTGACCCGGCCAACACCGGCGCCAACGGCCAGCCGGCCATCCAGCGCAAGGAGGCCAACACGCAGGTGCTCGTGAAGGACGGCGACACCACGGTCATCGGCGGTATCTACGTGCGCCGTGGCAGCACCGCCACCGCCGCCATCCCGTTCCTGTCGAAGATCCCCGTGCTGGGCTTCCTCTTCAAGCAGACGACGGAGCGTGACGACCGGCAGGAACTGCTCATCTTCATCACGCCGCGCATCCTCAACCGGCAGACCATCGCGCAGTCCCTGTAG